Part of the Apostichopus japonicus isolate 1M-3 chromosome 13, ASM3797524v1, whole genome shotgun sequence genome is shown below.
CAACCATACTGTATGTCTGATTTATTTAAACCTGTATTGGGATATATTTTTAGCAAGTCAACAGGTGCCAAACACTGAAACCTGATACTGAGTTAACAATGCAGTGTTTTCTGCCTAGTTAGATGTGGCAGCATGAAACAAGTAATAAATTAATGGTCATACCAGACTGAAACTATGCACTTCAAAGAGGCAAGTAAATCACAAACCTTGGTTTTCTGGTTATATTTGCATTCTCATTCAGATTCATTTGTTATCCTCTGTCAAAACTGACCCAGTTATTCACTGACCCAGTAGCTCAACAGTGTAGGCAGCTTAGTTTTATGCCATATGGTAGTGAGTACAATGTTCAGTATTACCAAATATCTCAaaaccttttgttttctctttttgtatgATCAGGCAAAACGAGGAGAGGTCAACTGGAGTCTAATCATTCCTGATGGAGAAGACGACAAAACCCTTAAAGAACATACAGAGGTTATGGAGAaggaattttaaaaaaaacactccAAAAGTTGATCTAATCAAACAACGAATGGAAATAACTTATGCTCAAAGGCGTAAATTAATTAACTCCAAACCACTTATTGTTGAAGTTCAAGAGAATTACCCTGCATTGTTTTCGCCATGCGAAATTGGCAATGAATTCAAACGTCTAACAGATACAGAACTTCACAAAATCTTTGAAAGCTCTTTAAGCAAGGCTGCAAGTAAAATATTATCAGAAGTAAAACTAAAGTCACAACTTTTGCCAATAGTGATGAAGCACCTGCAAATTGAGGACAAGACTGTTGCTGCACTTTTAGTCCTTCCAGTTGTGTTCTTGAGTTTCTTCAAACTTTACGAGGTAAGTGATCAACAAAATCATTGCAACGTAGGTGATTTGTTTCTTCTCTAATTTCTAGACTTGTTGAGAAGTTGCAAGGAACTAACACACTCATGTTGGCTTTTTACAATCTAAggacaaaacattcaaaatagtATCTTAGGCAAGGTttctgccagaaaatttgaaggggggagggggggggggtggtgaagtCGGTGAACCacctaaaaagaaaaaacaataaaaaacaacaaataccCGAGAAAAAAATCTGACTCGTGCTGACTCGCGAGGGTGATCGCCAAGTATAGGCGTAGAGTCAGCATGCGATTTTGTCCCAAAATTCACTATagcaattttcagattttatatGTCATTTTGGTAAAAGCAAATAGATTATAAAGACTtgttgattccttgccagagcCAAAAGGAATCTCAGCCTATGCAGTCatgcttgtgtgtgtgtctgtgaccaAGGCTCAAAATAAGACCACACAAATGCGCACCCGCAAATGAGGGGAAAAAAACGGTTTGCGGGTGCACACAACAAAGGCAAACGAAAAGATTTGAGGGTCAAAAAAGAAACGTGTCCGAGAACAACTGACGGCTGCCTAGGCTCCTTACTGTACAAACTTGTAGGATGGTCCAGTACAGAGCCTAGTCACATGTCGGGTGTTCTCGGACACAGTTTATTTGCTGTTAAACAAACATCTGTGCTGGCAGACAATGGTATTCCACTAGCAAAGTTTTGCGAGTAAATAAAACCTTAATTCGAGCTTTGGTGACGCCGTTTGTAAACATAAGTGAACAATACAAGATCTAATTattctcatacttggtaggtgGAATACCCCTAGTGAGTACATgatccttattgtttttggtcaaGGTAAAAAAACCTACACTGGGTATGTACATTGCTTGTAAacgctaataataataatgtatgattttatatagcgcattaCACATGAGTCTCAATGCACTTTAAATCCATTACCACTGGTCATGGTATAACTCGTATGACCCACACATACGTGGGCACAAGGCTGCTGAGATCAGTACCAAATTAACAAGTTACACCTCTGCAATTAcaattagtatttttttttaaatcaaccaACCCAAAACCGAACATGGAAGCCAATGAATAAAATATCCTGCTAACATTTTCCTATCCCCAGCTCTGATAAACAAACTCACTGAGTGTTTATAACTTGTGGTTTTGCTTTTCTATTCGCAGGAAGAGACATCTCCAGATTATGTTGTGGACGCAGCGGAAAATGCGGATCCATTTGTTGCAGTTATTGGGGACGTAATGAAGCCAAAGTGCTGTTATATCGTTgttgaaaaacacattgtatTTGACACTGCAAATGTTATTTCTGCGGCCAGCTCTTTGTTCGGACTCCTGTACGCCTGCAACATTCACTACACCACGACTACGCTTGAAACATACACCTTCATTCAGAAATTCTGCATGAAATTGAGTGACAAATTGAAGACACCAAGGAGAGTAAGGACATTTGTTGAAAAGATTAGAGAGTGAGTTAGTCTTTCTTTATCATGACTGGAGTACTTGTGTGCTACTGTACTGTCGTACTATACTGTAGCAGCAATTCAGAAATTCTGCAAGAAATTGAGAGACAAACTGAAGACCCCAAGGAGAGTAAGGGCATTTGATGAAAAGATTAGAGATTAGTGAGTTAGTCTTTCTTCATCATGACTGGAGTTCTTGTGTGCTACCTTACtattgtactatactgtagcaTCATCCTTCTTGTGTGATACTGTACGTCTCAAATGCAAACTTAGTATCATATGACATGTGCTATAGCGTCCTGGTTGTTGATTGACTGTCTTCCTATCCAAATAACATCACATAATACTTTTCAATAAATCAGCATGTTTCCTAAACAATTCTACAGTATAGAGTGGAAGtttattaatgtgacaaatgAGTTTTGTATGAACATTACAATAAGAATCCTGGTGACCTGTGATATTCATTTTTAATCGTTCAGTTTATATTGATTGGGACggctttatttaaattaataaatgtttGCATGCACGTCGTTGGCATAAAAAAGCTTTATCAATCCTTATCATTTGTTGCCATAGGTAAATCAAATCTATGGCAGattctgtacatgtatgtgcCTGAGTATACGTATAATGTCATATCTATCGAATCCATGATTAACCCTAATCATGCTGAATTTTGTTAGAGGGCATGCTCCATGTTGGCTTCAATAGAGCTCTGCAGGAGCGGCCACGTGGGTTCGAccaaaaggggaaaaaacagtcGTTCTAGCCTACAGCTACCATAATCTAGAATTTAAGCTAGGAATGCAAATGGGGGGCACTCATTCGGCATAGATATAGCGTTTAAAAAACATGTCGCCTACAGCAAGATAATGGTTTAAGCAAATCAGAATGTTATTTTCCTCATCAGTTTTCCTTAACTTAATTAGTTGTGTTACgtatttacattttacttgaTAAAGATTTATCACTATACTTGTGGCACATTGCGTTTCGGCAATTTTGCAACTAATTTATAACAGACCATCATCTGATAGCTTATggtagaatatatttatttcttactcTGGCAATTTTACCCAAATTTAAGGATTAATTGCATAATTTACATGCAAAACAAACTTGCTGTTCCAACTTTTTACATGTTAGGGCTCGGATTATGTCACAATCTTACAGCGTTTTGTGTGATTGTGCTTACCAGACATTTAATGTGAGtgattaaattaaacatttttggtaatatgcaaaattatcacgTTTTCCTGACAAGACAAGGttctaagaaaaacaaaatggtccTGCATGTAATAGGACGAAATATTGGGCTGCAAAgtgattattaaatataaataaaaacttaGGACTACTTTTGTTGTAACGAGACTACTTTTGCTGCAAATCAGAAACTTTGTTATATTCTTAATCAGTTATTATTCAACCTGTTTTTAAATTTGACGAACTATTGACAACTAGATTGTTCATAATAAAGATCCTAATCTTTCACCGCAAGTCTACCAGAAATAGACTAAACTGGTCAGCTTAATTGATGTATTGTATGGCACTTTGGGTCATATACAGAATTATCCATCCTGGGATGTAAAATTCTCTTGTGGGCGAGAAAAATGGATCTTtcaaaataatgtaataaataattttaattaatgttggtcaaggggggggggtaattacAAGTTCATTATTTGTATCAATTTATTACATTACAAGTAACTCCTGTCAAATTTAGTATTTAATGtataggggaggggggtaggggacAGACGCACACGCCGAAACCACAGtctatttataatatttaaatggTCTTTAAAAGGATTACACACATGCATGTGTAAGGTATTTACACAGTAAATGATACTGTTATTGCTCTTCTCTAACTGGTGACTAGTTAAAAGTTACAATCTATTTCACATATCTTGCTCAGGTAGTAACATGTAATATTTCACTTGCATACTGTATAATTAATATTTCGACTATAAGTTCCTAACATTTCATGCTCAAGGCCTAACGCACTATATAGTTAAGAACGACAAATTGAaataagggggtggggggggggggggtatgtacagtattacatgtgtatttattaaacatatatacttattatttGTTATAGTAATCctactgtttttcttttcatcaaaGCTTCTTTAAATCGTTCTTTGAAGTTGTGACAATAAATACAGTtgttttttgaaaatatattctttGTTACTTATTCAGCAACACTGGGATAGTACATCCTGGTGTAGTTTACCCCAGATTTTGGTGTAACCTGTAGGTTACACCACTTCCTCGGTTGCAACTTTTGCTACCACCAGAAAGTGAGGAAACCTTTAGTTACCTCAGATACTGGTGTAATAGTCCCCAGCTTTTTAAGGAATGTATGTTACCCCCAAAGCAGGGAAACCTCTGGTTTTCTCACTATCTTAGGATACGTTACCCCTAAACTTGAGGAAACCAACAAACCCTTGGATGTGAGGAAACGTTAGGTTTCCCCAATACATAAGGAAACAATACTACTTAACTTGAGGAAATCTAATTTTGACGAAAACCCCAAGTTTGAAGGAAACGTCAAGGTTTCCCTTCGGGTGCAGAAACCTGGTTACCCCAAAAACTGGTGGTAGCCTGGTTGCACCCACTTTTTGGGGTAACCTgacctctttttttttacagtgtgtgcaactcatttgaagaaaatacgaattactgtgcttctttgtccttatgaaaaaccaactcagatgatgggagttgaatataacaaaatatatatatatatatttttttaccaacccaaatctcagatggggggggggactcggggggcactaggttttccaggggggcacgtgcccccctggcccccccccccttggcaacGCCATTGGTGACCTAGTAGGCCTGCATTAACAGTATATGCGTATTCGTATTAGTTCGAGATCTCAAATTCACTAATATAGGCCCTACCGCCCTTACAGTGGCTCTTAATAACTGGAAGCCTCACATTGTATCTATATGTAGGCACACGTAGGCCTACAGACTTTAACTTAGCCTGTATAAGGCCTACACACGTATTTTTGACATGATGCGGCCCATGAGGATTGATATGATCAACACtaacagtgtcacatacattcattgataaacgcagactaccattccggttttgatcagccaatcagaatcgaggaaataatttcagtgtcagtttagtttgggaaaaaaatattcgcggcccGCCCATATGCGGCTTCGGAACCAAagatttatcatatatatatactaacataaCATGTAGAGTTTTGGAAGTAGTTCCggtaaattttcatcagtcgcCAAATATGAAACATAATTTATCGCCGAAAAACTATGCTTATCGGTCGATAGACATGGTTTATGGCCGATAAACTTGGATTTTCGGCGAAAAACATAGTATTtcggtcgaaaaaccatgtttatcggcgataaatagcgtttatcgccgataaaccttgtttatctgtcgaaaaacatggtttatcgccgataaacatggattctTCGAGAGATAAGCTTGGATTATCGAGAAAAAAACTTGGAATATCTAATGAACATCCCTGTTTATCGTTCGATAAACATAGTTTGTCACCataaaaccatgtttatctgccGATAATTATGGTTTTTCGGTGACAAACTatgtttatcggtcgataaacatggtttctCGGTCGATACacatggtttttcgaccgaAAATTCATGTTTTTCGATTTATTGAGCATTTGGCTTGCGATGTACATTTGTATTTAGGAAGTGACAGATATCGGTCGCAGTGCGACATTCGAGTCTAAGGTCTATATTTAAAATGGTAGGATTAAAATCGTATCCTATAGAGTATCCTACGTGTTGAGcgaagaaaacaaaaacgaaaaaaacGTAACAATAACCGTGACTCAATGCCCATTGTGAAAGGATTGTGGGGTTCCCTAAAGCTTCAAGGTGTTTAGTAATAAGTGATTGCTTATGATATAACATGTTACAATAGTTGGTTCGATCAGTTGATCTGCGTATCAAAAAAGATCTGGATAAGTATATATGTTTTCAGCACATAAATTGCTTCTTTGAGACGTATGTTGCGTTTATTTTTCAACGGACCGCTATCACGCCAGGAGGGAATCGTACTGTACGCAAGAAGAATGTCCTCCTCAACCTATTTGGTTCGGGTTTATCTCTACGATTTGAATAACCTGTTTCATGTACTTTTCTTAATGAAATATCTGGTTACTGACCGTTTTTCCCAGTACAATGGTGTAAATATCTGGACGGATACAAGGTTAACATCGCTGGTGAATTCTCATAGGATTTGCCATTTGCAGTCTCATAAGGATCAGAATTTtgtccacatttttttttagctacATTCTTCTACTTCTTCGAAAATATTCGAAACAattatttgtcattaaaaattATATGTAGATGATTCGCAAACATCGTCTCCATCTGCCCTGTCCAAACCACGGGACGTGTTACTTTTTAAATGTTAACGTTGACGGAAATGAAGAAAGTGTTACTGGATTCTGAGTTCAGCTTGCAATCATGGGCGTCCAcagaatacaaaaaaataacagaaaaggggggggggggcattcttTGGCTTTCGTAACCGGTTAACTTTCCACATAATTAAACgttttacaataaaataattaaccggttaaccgtggAAATTGACCCTATTTGGCAGGTGTCTGGGCTGGGAGAGTGGCGTAGTAAGGAGTAGTGCAGCAAATATAAATTTCCCGCAAAGGGAGAGTCCAAATTCACCCAAGTACAACCGGTTGGGCACCTCTAGAAGATCGGATATGGCACTTTCAAGCTTTCTCTTTTTCTAGTCGACCGATTTTCTTTTTCTGGGAGTACAGGGGTGCGGCGAAGCCCGAGGAATCTGCAGCACTAAATATATTTCTTGGCTTCTGCTAGCGATTTtgaataacatatatacatgaaagAAATAGGAATTCCTCCTATTCACTCCGTTGAACATATTTCAGGGCCCTTGTGGGGTCCAGGATACGATGATCCCATAAGCTGCAGCGTTTACTCGTAAAACGTCACACACGAAAACACATGTCAAAGAGAATGTATTCTAGACCCTGGTTGGGGTCCTTGGGACTTTAGCTTtgatattttcacttttcagatacttaatgttctctgatagtgagtttaagaacaaattaaatttcatgGAGGAACACAATTTCTATGGAATTTATTTGAAAGCTGTCTAccattttgatatatttctttctctttttactAAGTCTCAAAGTTCCCTGCCCCTTCTCGGGCGCCCATGCTTGCAGTATTTAGCATATATTCCATTAGCGTTGTTTTTTGCCATTGATGAACTTCAGCCTTAATCAGAATCCGTGGAGTCAAAAGCCTTTTAACATTTGCATTTGGTAAGGGTATTGTGAACGCATTTTGTAGAACGACTTTAACAACTGACCGAGCAACGTTCCAAAAGTAAAGAAACAAAAGCGGCAATTTGTTATGTAATGACGATTGGACGCTTTTAATGGTTGGGGGTACAAGGGATGTCCCCGGAAGCTACAGCATATTAAAATGACAAAAAGAGGATTACACTTAAAAATTCTATAGAATGTATCTCATAGCCTTAGAAAGGGTCCCGACGGCAAAGCCCTCGGAAGCTGCAGCCTTGTTCTCTCTTAGTGAATTTAAAATACATGTCAAGTACAAACGCGTTAGAGAGAGAGGAATTGTATATCTCTGGAGTTTATTTGAAGCACATGTCAGAATATGAGTTACAGTTCGCTGGTATGTATTCAAACCCTGGTGTGAGGACTTCAGTTGCAGATAAGTTCTCGTTCTCTTTGTGCGATTTTAAAGCTCAGATATATATTTAGAGATGAATTCAATTTTCGGGGTCCCAAGTATTTTCCAAATCTGGGGAAAAGGGAACGATTTTTCctctttcttaatttttgtgTTACTCCTTTGTCAATCGGTGTAAGACTATGCTGAATTCGGCTCAAATATTGAGACCGACTTGGCATGTTTGATTCCATCACAAGGGGACCCTACCTGACATCAAAGACATGCATTAAGTTAATGTCGGAACGAAGACATCTCTTGTCATTAATCTCTTCCCTACGTTTGTGGAGCCCAACATTCAGTGCGTTTCTCTTAGTAACAGAGTCCTATAAATGTCATTGATCTATTGTTCCTGTGAGCTGCAAATAAGTATTGCAAGAAATTAAACTCCAAAAGggttttttatacatttttttctgtTCTGCTCCAACATAACCAGCTAGCATTAATCTATGCATATATTTTCTAGTCATATGTAATTATATTTTAGGATAGCCCATCTCACATTTTCCTGCATGCATTACACGTAAATGGTTTACATTTCTAAGTTTGAGGGTGTCCCCTCCCCGCCCCTACTGCAGCAATTTATTTCCAAAAGGACAGCTTACAACGACAATACATTTAATTAGGCCATTTTGATTCCCTCATCGAGTTTTAAACTGCTGACTTTACAAATTTAGAATAAAAATTCTTACTGAATGTAGAGTCAGGTTGGTTTAATATGACTGTATGTATTAAGTCATTTTGATGGCAATATGGCAAGTTCCCTCACAACAGGGAATGTGATTCATCAATAATTACTGCCTAGCACTTCTTAACGTATTGTTCGCGTAAATTAAGC
Proteins encoded:
- the LOC139978712 gene encoding uncharacterized protein, giving the protein MEKTTKPLKNIQRLWRRNFKKNTPKVDLIKQRMEITYAQRRKLINSKPLIVEVQENYPALFSPCEIGNEFKRLTDTELHKIFESSLSKAASKILSEVKLKSQLLPIVMKHLQIEDKTVAALLVLPVVFLSFFKLYEEETSPDYVVDAAENADPFVAVIGDVMKPKCCYIVVEKHIVFDTANVISAASSLFGLLYACNIHYTTTTLETYTFIQKFCMKLSDKLKTPRRVRTFVEKIRE